The following proteins are encoded in a genomic region of Heptranchias perlo isolate sHepPer1 chromosome 6, sHepPer1.hap1, whole genome shotgun sequence:
- the ankrd50l gene encoding LOW QUALITY PROTEIN: ankyrin repeat domain-containing protein 50 (The sequence of the model RefSeq protein was modified relative to this genomic sequence to represent the inferred CDS: inserted 6 bases in 6 codons; deleted 6 bases in 5 codons): MTESLLQGKRFYCREWALHKLQHCLDGCMSSRSSGVLITGGPGSGKTALCSEVLWPTSEHGQQFDLSTRAVGHHFCQAQDVRTLSVRAFVLSLVGQMKRCPLVQGYREKLREGMVQAVLEPSECEKNPDETFKRAVLLPLLDIQPPSQNLLLLVDSIDEGECFKDADWKPSGXSGTIGELLSNHHELFPSWLLLVCSARKQNKVVSRMFTGFRKVCLDDLRKSHIVKDVQQYILCRLDQEEALRHHLTRETAEMLNQLHIKSNGCFLYLERVLDGVLENFIMLREIRDIXGTLNGLYLWLCQRLFXRKQFTKIQPILNVMLAAHRPLTSRELFEAVWTKCTSLTLAEFQRKMETVAKLLLDRELGTKILFHHSFAEWLLDVKYCTQKYLCNAAQGHGMLAMSLTCRARELTPAQVQEYALHLVHSRLQTEPCRLALWMVWSGAPVSRDSLSSILPVEQEVLQLLVKAGAYVTDQEGGDSSGVIHRALEREDSIRMLLENGASVHQRDSSGRTLLASAAYSGNLEVVNLLISREANLETQDHQGQTPLTLAARMGHTKVLHCLISHGANINHADQEGWSALRSAAWGGHSEAVTTLLDAGGAEVDSTDTDHRTALRAAAWGGHEDIALXLLRHGAEVNKVDTDGRTALIAAAYMGHREMVEILLDHGADINHRDVDGRSALSVAALCVPASRGYANVVSLLIEQGARWGNRDRDGLTPLLVAAYEGHADVVDLLLEGGAEVDEADATGRTPLLAAASMGHAAVVNALLFWGAAVDTIDGEGRTVLSIAAAHGNAEVVQTXLDRGLDENHRDDVGWTPLHMASFEGHRAVCLALLEQGARVTEVDNDGRVPAVLAAQEGHSDCLQVLLEYKSPVDSKGYDGRTAMCMAALEGHKEVVRLLLSKGAGVDVKDADGRPLLYLLALENQMDMVELLLDQGAANLESRDLEGRTVLHVCCWXGNLELVKLLVKYGAEVNALDNDRRSALHSAAWQGRSPVVRFLMDCGAPVDHACNQGATGLCIASQEGHLEAVRILLENGADPSHADQYGRTPMRVAAKRGRTKIMKLLEKFGAPAFNGYVAPASGQKTEQQISTMKTLSSGTSNSSGSPTTTGGEIHSSNRTASERKQLGATSSPSESPDSTVDHRKSLLSNNSLKSSKNSSIVTSSTFHSLATAQTVPIDSLTFTQQIQQHSLPRSRSRHSILTSASSTLMKPKASSQTSAISEAARSPSRQGGTTPVSSPVLGVELAETSPKGKKRPSAKVGLTRVPEQFVKAGSTKRSLEMASPLITSLGINQSPVDREKLPFTWCRDNQTAFLEFEEKQNGILTKSQFRGHSSSKYSPQKPTSTSAVEKVMMEPLIAITTLDPELNLKQAIKLQFEGPTSGFNYKKETPL; this comes from the exons ATGACTGAGAGCCTGCTGCAGGGGAAACGATTCTACTGTCGGGAATGGGCCCTGCACAAGCTGCAGCACTGCCTGGACGGCTGCATGAGCAGCCGCAGCAGCGGCGTCCTCATCACCGGGGGGCCGGGCAGCGGCAAGACAGCCCTGTGCAGCGAAGTGCTGTGGCCCACGTCAGAGCACGGCCAGCAATTCGACCTGTCCACCAGGGCTGTGGGCCATCACTTCTGCCAGGCTCAGGACGTGCGGACGCTGTCGGTCAGAGCCTTCGTCCTGAGCCTGGTAGGCCAGATGAAGAGGTGCCCGTTGGTGCAGGGATACCGGGAGAAGCTGCGGGAGGGGATGGTGCAGGCGGTGCTGGAGCCCAGCGAGTGCGAGAAAAACCCGGACGAAACCTTCAAACG GGCAGTGCTGCTCCCACTGCTAGACATCCAGCCACCATCTCAGAACCTCCTGCTCCTGGTGGATTCCATCGATGAAGGCGAGTGTTTCAAAGATGCCGACTGGAAGCCTTCTG AGAGTGGGACCATCGGAGAGCTTCTGTCCAATCACCACGAGCTCTTCCCCTCTTGGTTACTGCTCGTGTGCTCGGCCCGAAAACAGAATAAAGTCGTCAGCAGAATGTTCACAG GGTTCCGGAAGGTTTGTCTGGACGATCTCCGGAAGTCGCACATTGTGAAAGATGTGCAGCAGTACATCCTGTGCCGCCTGGACCAGGAGGAGGCACTGCGGCACCACCTGACTCGCGAGACGGCCGAGATGTTAAACCAGCTGCACATCAAGAGCAACGGCTGCTTCCTGTACCTGGAGCGGGTGCTGGACGGGGTGTTGGAGAACTTCATCATGCTGCGTGAGATCAGGGACA CAGGCACCCTCAACGGCCTCTACCTGTGGCTGTGTCAGCGTCTCT ACAGGAAGCAGTTCACCAAAATCCAACCTATCCTCAACGTGATGCTGGCTGCCCACCGACCTCTGACCTCGCGGGAGCTGTTTGAAGCTGTCTGGACCAAGTGCACCAGCCTGACGCTCGCCGAGTTTCAGCGCAAGATGGAGACGGTGGCC AAACTGCTGCTGGACAGAGAGctgggcaccaagattctcttcCACCACAGCTTTGCCGAGTGGCTGCTGGACGTCAAGTACTGCACTCAGAAGTACCTGTGCAACGCGGCCCAGGGTCACGGCATGCTGGCCATGAGCCTGACCTGCAGGGCCAGAGAGTTGACCCCGGCCCAGGTACAGGAGTACGCTCTGCACCTGGTCCACTCCAGGCTGCAGACCGAGCCGTGCCGACTGGCCCTGTGGATGGTGTGGAGCGGAGCACCAGTCAGCAGGGACTCCCTCTCGTCCATCCTGCCGGTGGAGCAGGAGGTCCTCCAGCTCCTGGTCAAGGCTGGGGCCTACGTCACTGACCAGGAGGGTGGAGATTCCTCGGGGGTCATTCAccgggccctggagagggaggacTCGATCCGGATGCTGCTGGAGAACGGAGCCAGCGTCCACCAGCGGGACTCGAGC GGCCGCACTCTGCTGGCGAGTGCAGCTTACAGCGGCAACCTGGAGGTGGTGAACTTGCTGATCTCGAGGGAGGCCAATCTGGAAACTCAGGACCACCAGGGACAGACCCCCTTAACGCTGGCCGCTCGAATGGGCCACACCAAAGTCCTTCACTGCCTGATCTCGCACGGTGCCAACATCAACCACGCAGATCAGGAGGGGTGGAGTGCCCTACGATCGGCAGCCTGGGGTGGGCACTCGGAGGCAGTGACCACTCTGTTGGACGCTGGCGGAGCCGAAGTGGACAGTACG GACACTGACCATCGGACGGCACTGAGGGCAGCGGCTTGGGGCGGGCACGAGGACATCGCGC ACCTGCTCCGACACGGGGCCGAGGTCAACAAAGTGGACACGGATGGTCGG ACTGCACTGATCGCTGCCGCCTACATGGGTCACCGGGAGATGGTGGAGATCCTGCTGGACCACGGCGCAGATATCAATCACCGGGACGTGGACGGGCGCTCGGCGCTGTCTGTGGCCGCTCTGTGCGTGCCCGCCAGCCGAGGTTACGCTAACGTGGTGAGCCTGCTGATCGAGCAGGGGGCC AGGTGGGGCAACCGAGACCGCGATGGTTTGACCCCCCTGCTGGTGGCCGCCTACGAAGGCCACGCGGACGTGGTGGACTTGCTGCTGGAGGGTGGTGCGGAGGTGGACGAGGCCGATGCCACTGGACGCACCCCTCTGCTGGCCGCTGCCTCCATGGGCCACGCAGCTGTGGTCAATGCCCTGCTGTTCTGGGGAGCCGCCGTAGACACCATTGACGGTGAGGGACGGACAGTGCTGAGCATTGCCGCTGCCCACGGCAACGCCGAGGTCGTGCAGA TCCTGGACCGGGGTCTGGATGAGAATCACCGGGACGACGTGGGCTGGACTCCCCTCCACATGGCCAGCTTCGAGGGTCACCGCGCCGTGTGCCTGGCACTGCTTGAGCAGGGCGCCAGGGTGACTGAGGTGGACAATGACGGGAGGgtccctgctgtcctggccgcTCAGGAGGGTCACTCCGACTGCCTCCAGGTCCTGCTGGAGTACAAGTCACCGGTGGACTCCAAGGGCTACGATGGGCGAACCGCCATGTGCATGGCAGCTCTGGAAGGCCACAAGGAGGTGGTAAGGCTGCTGTTGAGCAAAGGGGCAGGGGTGGATGTGAAGGATGCTGATGGACGTCCCTTACTCTACCTCCTGGCTTTGGAGAACCAAATGGACATGGTAGAGTTGCTGCTGGACCAAGGAGCAGCTAATCTCGAGTCGCGGGACTTGGAAGGACGGACGGTGCTGCACGTGTGTTGCT CAGGTAACCTGGAGCTGGTGAAGTTACTGGTCAAGTACGGGGCAGAGGTCAACGCCTTGGACAATGACCGTCGCTCGGCTCTCCATTCAGCAGCTTGGCAGGGCCGTTCCCCCGTAGTGCGGTTTCTGATGGATTGTGGCGCCCCTGTTGATCACGCCTGTAACCAGGGAGCCACCGGGCTCTGCATCGCCTCCCAGGAGGGACACTTGGAGGCGGTGAGGATACTATTGGAAAATGGAGCAGACCCCAGCCACGCTGACCAATACGGCCGCACGCCAATGAGGGTGGCTGCCAAGCGGGGACGCACGAAGATCATGAAGCTGTTGGAGAAGTTCGGTGCGCCAGCATTCAACGGGTACGTAGCACCGGCATCCGGGCAGAAAACAGAGCAACAGATCTCCACCATGAAGACACTGTCCTCCGGCACCTCCAATAGCTCAGGAAGCCCCACCACGACGGGCGGGGAGATTCATTCTTCAAACCGCACGGCCAGCGAGAGGAAACAGCTGGGGGCAACCAGCTCACCCTCCGAGTCCCCCGACTCCACTGTGGATCATCGCAAGTCACTCCTGTCCAACAACTCCTTGAAGAGCTCCAAGAACTCGTccattgtaacctcctccaccttcCACTCACTAGCCACTGCCCAGACGGTCCCCATTGATAGCCTGACCTTCACCCAGCAGATCCAGCAACACTCCCTGCCTCGCAGCCGCAGCCGACATTCCATCCTCACCTCAGCTTCCTCAACCTTAATGAAGCCCAAAGCCAGCTCACAGACCAGTGCCATATCGGAGGCAGCAAGGAGTCCCAGCAGACAGGGAGGTACGACACCCGTGTCCAGCCCAGTGCTGGGTGTGGAGTTGGCAGAGACCAGCCCCAAAGGCAAGAAGCGGCCATCGGCAAAAGTTGGCCTGACCAGGGTCCCGGAGCAGTTCGTCAAAGCCGGAAGCACCAAGAGGAGCCTGGAGATGGCATCACCGCTCATCACGTCGCTGGGCATTAACCAATCCCCCGTTGACCGGGAGAAGTTGCCTTTCACTTGGTGCCGTGATAACCAGACTGCATTCTTGGAGTTTGAGGAGAAGCAGAACGGGATCCTGACCAAGTCCCAGTTCAGAGGGCACAGCAGCTCCAAATATTCTCCACAGAAACCGACCAGCACCAGCGCGGTGGAGAAGGTGATGATGGAGCCACTCATTGCGATTACTACCCTGGACCCTGAGCTCAATCTAAAACAAGCCATTAAACTGCAATTCGAGGGGCCGACCAGTGGATTCAACTACAAGAAGGAAACACCTCTGTGA